In Taeniopygia guttata chromosome 7, bTaeGut7.mat, whole genome shotgun sequence, a single window of DNA contains:
- the LOC140684502 gene encoding basic helix-loop-helix transcription factor scleraxis-like: MRAGGGAAGAGQARGAAGGAGRRRRRARGGGGRRAAANARERDRTHSVNAAFGALRRLIPTRPADRRLSKVETLRLASSYISHLANVLLLQQRRQGEAAAEQPCSACPQPCSARPQPCSARPQPCPACPQPAQPAQPPQPRSPPGASAPRSICTFCLSEQRQRHREKEKPSPGPAVTGR; encoded by the exons ATGCGGGCCggcgggggcgcggcgggcgcggggcagGCGCGGGGGGccgcgggcggcgcggggcggcggcggcggcgggcgcggggcggcggcgggcggcgggcggcggccaACGCGCGGGAGCGGGACCGCACGCACAGCGTCAACGCGGCCTTCGGCGCCCTCCGCCGCCTCATCCCCACCCGCCCGGCCGACCGCCGCCTCTCCAAGGTGGAGACGCTGCGCCTGGCCTCCAGCTACATCTCGCACCTGGCCaacgtgctgctgctgcagcagcgcCGGCAGGGCGAGGCGGCCGCcgagcagccctgctctgcatgcccgcagccctgctctgcacgcccgcagccctgctctgcacgcccgcagccctgccctgcatgCCCGCAGCCCGCTCAGCCCGctcagcccccacagccccgcTCGCCACCAGGCGCCTCCGCGCCTCGCTCCATCTGCACCTTCTGCCTCAGCGAGCAGCGGCAGCGG CACcgagaaaaagagaaaccatCACCTGGTCCAGCCGTAACCGGACGCTGA